One segment of Megachile rotundata isolate GNS110a chromosome 4, iyMegRotu1, whole genome shotgun sequence DNA contains the following:
- the LOC105663387 gene encoding uncharacterized protein LOC105663387 has protein sequence MSETEDIRATAESNDFHSIIEGESGRSSSVDYLDTYEDIPKETAKFGEEGKIQENKEETFAEIERKSSELEKREVTRPAIEIAKNIDLGGTLDRIVSSFNEERAKLDSTKSLNKTKLCQR, from the exons ATGTCGGAGACGGAAG aTATTCGAGCAACAGCAGAGAGCAATGATTTCCACAGCATCATCGAGGGAGAGAGCGGAAGATCCAGCTCGGTGGACTACTTAGACACCTACGAAGACATCCCTAAGGAAACTGCGAAGTTCGGTGAAGAAggaaaaattcaagaaaacaAAGAAGAAACTTTTGCAGAGATAGAAAGAAAATCGAGCGAACTAGAGAAGAGAGAAGTCACTCGACCAG CAATTGAAATTGCAAAGAATATCGACTTAGGAGGTACTTTAGATCGAATTGTTTCTTCATTCAACGAGGAACGTGCCAAACTTGATTCGACAAAGTCATTGAACAAGACAAAGCTATGCCAGCGCTGA